From Rhea pennata isolate bPtePen1 chromosome 34 unlocalized genomic scaffold, bPtePen1.pri SUPER_34_unloc_2, whole genome shotgun sequence, one genomic window encodes:
- the LOC134154086 gene encoding collagen alpha-1(I) chain-like — translation MGTPEPPEASPGLLEPLVAAVAALGQLAATPGDVALPAPLGSLRAALVALSADVRRALDHGHAEATRLRRALATAGDNRATNRDAAATTCDDRATAGGAQAGRATVGATWATTGDVQATAGDTTWAAGAAGATTGATTGTTEGVTTTEATTGATMAAPGTTRATTDGSTATVTATEATTGATMAAPGTTRATAEGATATVTATEATTGATMAAPGTTRATAEGATATVTTTEATTGATAAGATWATAVATARQWREAGGGRGGHLGEGGGGRRAPGGRVRGGGGRGGHRRGHRRGGQGFGGRGGPGDDGAPGAAGGRPDLARGHGPGRGGPGGGRPRGPGGRGRRRVAGGHRGHRAGGGGHDGGGGGRGPGTPSRGGQGTSGTAGGRLPWGHLLLPVGPGDPLGGSGGPEVGPGGPKGIHGAPKVASGAPGGPELGPGGPKGIHDVPEVALGPPGGPELGPGGPKGIHGVPEVAPGPPGGPELGPGGPKGTHGVPEVALGPPGGPELGPGGPKGTHGVPEVGLGVPKAVEVAQRAPRGPEVGPGGPEGVLGAPEVGPGGPKGDPGGPRPGEDPGPAVAPGGGGDLGDVPARVAAAAALWGASGRLARGHLLGALRVARGALAATAAGPGATAAAAEVARRCQAAAAALPGLLPSGTP, via the exons ATGGGGACCCCGGAGCCCCCCGAG GCGTCCCCGGGGCTGCTGGAGCCGCTGGTGGCCGCGGTGGCCGCCCTGGGCCAGCTGGCGGCCACCCCGGGGGACGTGGCCCTGCCGGCCCCGCTGGGCTCGCTGCGGGCCGCCTTGGTGGCCCTCAGCGCCGACGTCCGCCGGGCCCTGGACCACGGCCACGCCGAGGCCACCCGCCTCCGCCGGGCCCTGGCCACCGCCGGGGACAACCGGGCCACCAACCGGGACGCCGCGGCCACCACCTGCGACGACCGGGCCACCGCCGGAGGTGCCCAGGCCGGCAGGGCCACCGTAGGAGCCACCTGGGCCACCACTGGAGATGTTCAGGCCACCGCTGGGGACACCACTTGGGCCGCTGGAGCCGCCGGGGCCACCACCGGGGCCACCACCGGGACCACCGAGGGTGTCACGACCACTGAGGCCACCACCGGAGCCACCATGGCCGCTCCTGGGACCACCAGAGCCACCACCGATGGTTCCACGGCCACCGTGACGGCCACCGAGGCCACCACCGGAGCCACCATGGCTGCTCCTGGGACCACCAGAGCCACCGCCGAGGGTGCCACGGCCACCGTGACGGCCACCGAGGCCACCACCGGAGCCACCATGGCCGCTCCTGGGACCACCAGAGCCACCGCCGAGGGTGCCACGGCCACCGTGACAACCACCGAGGCCACCACCGGAGCCACCGCGGCCGGGGCCACCTGGGCAACGGCGGTGGCCACCGCCCGGCAGTGGCGGGAGGCGGGTGGCGGCCGTGGAGGCCACCTGGgagaaggcggcggcggccgccgagcGCCTGGGGGACGAGTGCGGGGCGGTGGTGGCCGCGGGGGCCACCGACGAGGCCACCGGCGAGGCGGCCAGGGCTTTGGAGGCCGCGGTGGCCCGGGAGACGACGGCGCGCCGGGAGCTGCTGGTGGCCGCCCGGACCTTGCCCGTGGCCACGGACCCGGCCGAGGCGGCCCAGGCGGTGGCCGCCCACGGGGACCGGgtggccgcggccggcgccgggttGCGGGAGGCCACCGAGGCCaccgggcgggcggcggaggccatgatggcggcggcggcggccgcggcccggggaCACCGAGCCGTGGTGGCCAGGGGACCTCTGGGACAGCTGGTGGGCGCCTGCCGTGGGGCCACCTGCTTCTACCG GTTGGACCTGGGGACCCCCTAGGAGGTTCTGGTGGCCCCGAGGTGGGTCCTGGTGGCCCCAAGGGGATCCATGGTGCCCCCAAGGTGGCCTCAGGGGCTCCAGGTGGCCCTGAGTTGGGTCCTGGTGGCCCCAAGGGGATCCATGATGTCCCCGAGGTGGCCCTGGGGCCTCCAGGTGGCCCTGAGTTGGGTCCTGGTGGCCCCAAGGGGATCCATGGTGTCCCCGAGGTGGCCCCGGGGCCTCCAGGTGGCCCTGAGTTGGGTCCTGGTGGCCCCAAGGGGACCCATGGTGTCCCCGAGGTGGCCCTGGGGCCTCCAGGTGGCCCTGAGTTGGGTCCTGGTGGCCCCAAGGGGACCCATGGTGTCCCCGAGGTGGGTCTTGGTGTCCCCAAGGCCGTTGAGGTGGCCCAGAGGGCTCCACGTGGCCCTGAGGTGGGTCCCGGTGGCCCCGAGGGGGTTCTCGGTGCCCCCGAGGTGGGTCCTGGTGGCCCCAAGGGGGATCCTGGTGGCCCCAGACCCGGCGAGGACCCCGGGCCGGCGGTggccccggggggcggcggggaccTCGGGGACGTCCCCGCgcgggtggcggcggcggcggcgctgtgGGGGGCCAGCGGGCGCCTGGCGCGGGGTCACCTCCTGGGGGCGCTGCGGGTGGCCCGAGGGGCGCTGGCGGCCACCGCCGCGGGACCGGgggccaccgccgccgccgccgaggtGGCCCGGCGGTgccaggccgccgccgccgccctgccggGCCTGCTGCCCTCCGGCACACCGTAG